In one Colletotrichum destructivum chromosome 2, complete sequence genomic region, the following are encoded:
- a CDS encoding Putative tyrosine-specific protein phosphatase, with amino-acid sequence MDHLPKFRRKPKIPTISTTDVKAPPSRNGFDEQPPQQIYPSTNTNNNTNTVTVTGGRSPTPTKPGLRKSAFRGLHLRGSAKRGRSPPAASLPHSPPSPAIVSHDGIASSPASSKQKDKAGSENGNGSGSAGASASGSKIGSKDGSVASESGKNSHESPWPKPRIPAFLNLSVPGTRSRPPRRRGGARRELTAGLPPDLENKFQDLVWLERERLAAGLASDADETAKWGSYKQTDMRRGLQDRYFNIKPWNHNRIKLRVPAEELDYVNASTISLSSPSNKELPPLRYIAMQGPTENSLDFVWRMVAEQLTSPVVIVQLTSFFENNQVKCFPYLPMDDTQGPWAINELDGWSDGWGATLSFDSLTTLEDGAIEVRKLLFRVGEEEEDRIIWHLLYTKWPDFGVPAVDDLASFFTLMRLSREYNTAPENPRIIHCSAGVGRTGTFITLEHLMRELDDGALDDYDGAGEGDDLIFATVDALREQRRSMVQAESQYLFLYQVLRKLWQEKYDVEDSDGDNEPAAKRLEVEELPT; translated from the coding sequence ATGGACCATCTCCCCAAATTCCGCAGGAAACCAAAGATCCCAACAATTTCCACGACAGACGTTAaggcccctccctcccgaAACGGCTTTGACGAGCAGCCGCCCCAGCAGATCTATCCCtccaccaacaccaacaacaacaccaacaccgttaccgtcaccggcggcagGTCGCCAACCCCGACGAAGCCCGGCTTACGCAAGTCGGCCTTTCGCGGTCTTCACCTGCGCGGCTCTGCTAAGCGCGGCCGCTCTccacccgccgcctccctgCCGCattcgccgccctcgccagctATTGTCTCCCACGACGGCATTGCCTCCTCCCCGGCATCGTCAAAACAGAAAGACAAGGCTGGGAGTGAGAACGGGAACGGGAGTGGtagcgccggcgccagcgccagcggTAGCAAGATCGGCAGCAAGGACGGCTCTGTCGCGTCGGAGTCCGGGAAAAACAGCCACGAAAGCCCTTGGCCAAAGCCGAGGATCCCGGCTTTCCTCAACCTCTCGGTACCAGGTACGagatctcggccgcctcgcagacgtggaggcgcaAGGCGGGAGCTAACTGCTGGTTTGCCCCCAGATCTAGAGAACAAGTTTCAGGACCTCGTCTGGCTGGAACGCGAACGCttggccgccggcctggcctccgacgccgatgagACCGCGAAATGGGGTTCCTACAAACAGACGGACATGCGCAGAGGCTTGCAGGATCGCTACTTTAACATCAAACCCTGGAACCACAACCGCATCAAGCTGCGCGTGCCCGCCGAGGAGCTTGACTACGTCAACGCCTCGACGATATCCCTCTCATCACCCTCGAACAAGGAGCTCCCTCCCTTGCGGTACATCGCCATGCAGGGCCCGACAGAGAACTCGCTCGACTTTGTTTGGCGCATGGTCGCCGAGCAGCTTACGTCTCCTGTCGTTATCGTCCAGCTCACGAGCTTTTTCGAGAACAACCAGGTCAAATGCTTCCCTTACCTGCCCATGGACGATACACAAGGCCCCTGGGCGATAAATGAGCTGGATGGCTGGAGCGACGGCTGGGGCGCCACGCTGAGCTTCGACTCGCTCACCACTTTGGAGGACGGTGCCATCGAAGTCCGCAAGCTTCTGTTTCGCGttggtgaagaagaggaggaccGCATAATCTGGCATCTCCTCTACACCAAGTGGCCCGACTTCGGCGTCCCAgctgtcgacgacctcgcgAGCTTCTTCACACTCATGCGCCTGTCGCGCGAGTACAACACGGCGCCCGAGAACCCGCGCATCATCCACTGCAGCGCGGGCGTCGGGCGCACGGGGACCTTTATCACGCTGGAGCACCTAATGCGCGAGCTGGATGACGGTGCGCTCGACGACTacgacggcgcgggcgagggcgacgatcTCATCTTCGCAaccgtcgacgccctgcgcGAACAGCGCCGCAGCATGGTCCAGGCCGAGTCGCAGTACCTGTTCCTATATCAGGTGCTGCGCAAGCTGTGGCAAGAAAAGTATGACGTCGaggacagcgacggcgacaacgagCCTGCGGCTAAGAggctcgaggtcgaagagctGCCGACATGA
- a CDS encoding Putative folliculin, with translation MRFPSFEDTFVTREDSATMPQSPNSQSLMTGLQLCLAHYCDQHGPTPLMVTEGLPVPCTTCYDDGAAGYADQDQLRPRTSAPATTGSLNQTMAMSDALRNMHLNAHRSSSLPASENEAQVQRAAMLRASAANSPASPLSPSAIETPPDSPRRISEQQPQPRRDSSFRRTYDEYVTKRAGPCDNCALTLPQRQGGKDKTDMKAERGPTLRTRAPYARVYGQSSPPASQTSSASDTDGESQPERIHRRATGSSTTRSSMSSGRHTSHTHYLDYTSTHEPLIATSFSIVRSSCLRTLSLETLPRAPANLTPSASPQSSNMPAFVTTHSAGAAASGGPIFFGDPVNGYTTAYIFRIPDMHARGHKRVYAFLALSTHKERLAMKTFGFMATAFRDLASWIQQLAEAEAEKAAEASPVGGPQHHSSYHTINRPDREGPDRGGSSFLTGGGGFSRRMGGGPGGVSLKARGLAELVGMPDFFIDLHAKFVKLMLELGVVLSS, from the coding sequence ATGCGCTTCCCGTCGTTTGAGGATACCTTCGTCACTCGCGAAGACAGCGCAACAATGCCTCAATCACCGAACTCGCAGTCGCTAATGACCGGCCTTCAGCTATGCCTCGCTCACTACTGTGACCAACATGGCCCGACCCCGCTCATGGTCACCGAGGGCCTACCCGTTCCATGCACCACATGCtatgatgatggcgctgcCGGTTATGCCGATCAGGACCAGCTCCGACCCCGGACCAGCGCCCCGGCGACAACAGGATCTCTGAACCAGACTATGGCCATGTCCGATGCCCTGCGCAACATGCACCTCAACGCCCATCGCAGCTCGTCTCTGCCCGCCTCCGAGAATGAAGCTCAGGTCCAGCGCGCCGCCATGCTTCGTGCTTCCGCCGCCAACTCCCCGGCCTCGCCACTGTCGCCTTCGGCCATCGAGACTCCACCCGATAGCCCCCGCCGCATATCAGAGCAGCAACCACAGCCACGACGCGACTCGAGTTTCCGCCGAACCTACGACGAATATGTCACAAAACGTGCCGGCCCTTGCGACAACTGTGCGTTGACACTGCCTCAGCGACAAGGAGGTAAAGACAAGACCGATATGAAAGCCGAGCGCGGCCCTACCTTGCGCACTCGCGCGCCTTACGCGAGAGTGTACGGGCAATCATCACCACCAGCTTCGCAAACCTCGTCTGCTAGCGATACCGACGGTGAAAGCCAGCCTGAGCGAATACATCGACGAGCAACGGGCTCCTCCACGACACGATCTAGCATGTCTTCAGGGAGACACACGAGCCATACCCACTACCTCGACTATACCTCAACTCACGAGCCCCTCATCGCGACTTCCTTCTCTATCGTGCGGTCCTCGTGTCTGCGCACCTTGTCACTGGAGACACTCCCTCGTGCGCCCGCCAATCTCACACCGAGCGCTTCGCCACAGTCAAGCAACATGCCTGCCTTCGTCACGACACATAGTGCTGGAGCTGCAGCCTCCGGGGGCCCTATCTTCTTCGGAGACCCCGTCAACGGGTACACGACAGCCTACATATTCCGCATCCCGGATATGCACGCCCGAGGTCACAAGCGTGTGTATGCCTTCCTTGCACTGAGCACACACAAGGAGCGGCTGGCCATGAAAACATTTGGATTCATGGCTACCGCCTTCCGCGATCTCGCCTCCTGGATCCAACAACTGGCAGAAGCCGAAGCAGAaaaggcggccgaggccagccCAGTGGGAGGCCCGCAACACCACAGCTCTTATCATACCATCAACAGACCGGATAGAGAGGGACCCGACCGTGGTGGCAGCAGCTTCCTCactggaggcggcggctttTCAAGACGGATGGGAGGCGGCCCCGGCGGGGTATCTCTCAAGGCGCGTGGCCttgccgagctcgtcggcatGCCTGATTTTTTCATTGATCTACACGCCAAGTTCGTCAAGCTTATGCTTGAGCTCGGCGTTGTGCTGAGCTCATAG
- a CDS encoding Putative AAA+ ATPase domain, ATPase, AAA-type, core, nucleic acid-binding protein, giving the protein MGDVLVENPANHTVPHKKTAPSTIPSIENFEGISTEGGDDYATLKKLQRQLEYIQLQEEYIKDEQRSLKRELVRAQEEIKRIQSVPLVIGQFMEAIDQNTGIVQSSTGSNYVVRILSTLDREKLKPSSSVALHRHSNALVDILPPEADSSIAMLGADEKPDVTYADVGGLDMQKQEIREAVELPLTHFDLYKQIGIDPPRGVLLYGPPGTGKTMLVKAVANSTTANFIRVVGSEFVQKYLGEGPRMVRDVFRMARENAPAIIFIDEIDAIATKRFDAQTGADREVQRILLELLNQMDGFDQTANVKVIMATNRADTLDPALLRPGRLDRKIEFPSLKDRRERRLIFSTIASKMSLAPEVDLDSLIVRNDPLSGAVIAAIMQEAGLRAVRKNRYNIIQSDLEDAYSSQVKGTSDENKFDFYK; this is encoded by the exons ATGGGTGACGTTCTGGTCGAAAACCCGGCCAACCATACCGTCCCTCACAAGAAGACGGCACCCTCAACAATTCCTAGTATTGAGAACTTTGAGGGCATCTCGACGGAAGGAGGTGACGATTATGCTACACTGAAGAAGCTCCAAAGACAACTTGAGTACATACAGCTGCAGGAAGAGTACATCAAAGATGAGCAGAG GAGTCTGAAGCGCGAGCTCGTTCGGGCTCAGGAGGAGATCAAGCGGATTCAGAGTGTCCCTTTGGTGATCGGCCAGTTCATGGAGGCCATCGACCAGAA CACCGGCATCGTACAGTCTTCCACCGGCTCCAATTACGTCGTCCGTATCCTATCCACCCTCGACCGGGAGAAACTCAAGCCGTCGTCTTCCGTCGCTCTCCACCGTCACTCGAACGCCCTTGTCGACATCCTCCCTCCTGAAGCGGACTCCTCTATCGCCATGcttggcgccgacgagaagccTGATGTCACGTATGCCGACGTTGGTGGTCTGGACATGCAGAAGCAGGAGATCCGTGAGGCTGTGGAGCTTCCGTTGACACACTTCGACCTCTACAAGCAGATCGGTATCGACCCTCCTCGTGGTGTGTTGCTCTATGGACCCCCCGGAACGGGAAAGACCATGTTGGTCAAGGCTGTGGCGaactcgacgacggcgaactTCATTCGCGTTGTTGGTTCCGAATTCGTGCAGAAGTACCTCGGTGAAGGTCCCCGTATGGTCCGCGACGTCTTCCGGATGGCTCGCGAAAACGCTCCTGCCATTAtcttcatcgacgagatTGACGCCATCGCGACGAAGCGTTTCGACGCCCAGACCGGTGCCGATCGTGAAGTCCAACGTATTCTGCTGGAACTCCTCAACCAGATGGACGGTTTCGATCAGACCGCCAACGTCAAGgtcatcatggccaccaACCGAGCCGATACCCTCGACCCCGCGCTGCTCCGTCCCGGTCGTCTGGACCGAAAGATCGAATTCCCTAGCTTGAAAGATAGACGCGAGCGTCGTCTCATCTTTTCTACTATTGCCAGCAAGATGAGCCTCGCTCCCGAGGTCGACCTGGACTCTTTGATTGTCCGCAACGATCCCCTGAGCGgtgccgtcatcgccgccatcatgcaGGAGGCTGGTCTTCGCGCTGTACGCAAGAACCGTTACAACATCATTCAGAGCGACCTTGAGGATGCCTACTCGAGCCAGGTCAAGGGCACGAGCGATGAGAACAAGTTTGACTTTTACAAATAA
- a CDS encoding Putative CRAL-TRIO lipid binding domain, CRAL/TRIO domain, CRAL/TRIO domain superfamily, translated as MSQQELDPKYDQFDFPTVAATAANGHPGHLTPEQKAQVAQLRLMLESDGYSKRLDTLTLLRFLRARKFDVNLAKQMFVDFEEWRKTTKLDDTVPTWEYPEKEEVFKFYPQYYHKTDKDGRPVYIEQLGGIDLTAMYKITTAERMLTNLAVEYEKCADPRFPACSRKYNHLVETCCTIMDLKGVTITRVPQVYSYVKQASVISQNYYPERLGKLYMINAPWGFSTVWSVVKGWLDPVTVQKINILGSGYQKELLNQIPAENLPKSLGGKCECQGGCHLSDAGPWHEQEWTKEPWWAKPEAKAPVTNVIENQGGETVTAPAGGAAPAPAAAADVAADAKAPAAA; from the exons ATGTCCCAGCAGGAACTCGACCCGAAGTACGACCAGTTCGACTTCCCGACCGTTgccgcgacggccgcaaATGGTCACCCTGGCCACCTGACGcccgagcagaaggcccAGGTCGCCCAGTTGCGCCTGATGCTGGAGTCTGATGGCTACAGCAAGCGTCTTGATACCCTGACTCTG CTTCGTTTCCTTCGCGCTCGCAAGTTCGATGTCAACCTGGCCAAGCAGAT GTTTGTCGACTTCGAGGAATGGCGGAAAACTACCAAGCTTGACGACACCGTGCCGACCTGGGAGTAccccgagaaggaggaggtcTTCAAGTTCTACCCTCAGTACTACCACAAGACCGATAAG GATGGCCGTCCCGTCTACATCGAGCAGcttggcggcatcgacctGACCGCCATGTACAAGATTACGACCGCCGAGCGCATGTTGACCAACCTGGCTGTCGAGTACGAGAAGTGCGCGGATCCCCGTTTCCCCGCCTGTTCCCGCAAGTACAACCACCTCGTCGAGACGTGCTGCACCATCATGGACCTCAAGGGCGTCACCATCACTCGCGTGCCCCAGGTCTACAGCTACGTCAAGCAGGCCTCCGTCATCTCCCAGAACTACTACCCTGAGCGCCTCGGCAAGCTCTACATGATCAACGCCCCCTGGGGTTTCTCTACTGTCTGGAGCGTTGTTAAGGGCTGGCTCGACCCCGTTACCGTTCAGAAGATTAACATCCTCGGCTCGGGCTACCAGAAGGAGCTCCTCAACCAAATCCCCGCTGAGAACCTGCCCAAGTCTTTGGGAGGCAAGTGTGAGTGCCAAGGCGGCTGCCATCTTAGCGACGCCGGCCCGTGGCACGAGCAGGAATGGACTAAGGAACCTTGGTGGGCGAagcccgaggccaaggccccTGTCACCAACGTCATTGAGAACCAGGGTGGCGAGACTGTCACTGCTCCCGCTGGTGGtgccgctcccgctcccgctgccgccgccgatgttgCCGCGGACGCCAAGGCCCCTGCTGCGGCATGA
- a CDS encoding Putative prefoldin alpha produces MSVEGKKLETAGKDATPSNPRGIPKAPFVDKVEDYVTTREDVEPTMRNFQEMISKYQFMELNLQKRMAGLKDKIPDIQKTLDSVRFLKLRQGDDEPIETTFELNDTLYSKAKIPPTEEVYIWLGANVMLSYPVDEAETLLESKLSTAKTSLSNCEEDLDFLREQITTMEVAIARVYNWEVVQKRKDKEEGKDIKKEEGDGKANG; encoded by the exons ATGTCTGTTGAGGGCAAGAAGCTGGAGACGGCTGG CAAGGATGCCACGCCCAGCAACCCTCGAGGTATCCCTAAGGCGCCATTTGTCGACAAGGTTGAGGACTACGTCACCACCCGCGAAGATGTCGAACCGACTATGCGCAACTTCCAGGAGATGATCTC GAAATACCAGTTTATGGAGCTTAATCTTCAGAAGAGGATGGCAGGACTGAAGGACAAGATCCCCGATATTCAGAAGACGCTCGACTCTGTGCGGTTCCTAAAGCTTAGACAG GGCGATGATGAACCGATCGAGACGACCTTCGAGCTCAACGACACGCTATACTCCAAGGCGAAGATCCCGCCCACTGAGGAGGTGTACATCTGGCTCGGT GCCAACGTCATGCTGTCGTACCCCGTCGATGAAGCTGAGACGCTTCTCGAATCCAAGTTGTCGACGGCAAAGACAAGCTTATCCAACTGCGAGGAGGATCTGGACTTCTTGCGAGAGCAGATTACG ACCATGGAGGTCGCCATTGCGAGAGTATACAACTGGGAAGTCGTCCAAAAGCGCAAAGAcaaggaggaaggaaaggacatcaagaaggaagagggcgatggcAAGGCAAACGGCTGA
- a CDS encoding Putative mitochondrial carrier protein: MADAAVDPEIVGGALQTAKDLVSGAAGGVAQVLLGQPFDIVKVRLQTSTTPTTALTAATQIYKNEGALAFYKGTLTPLLGIGACVSIQFGAFHQARRYFEARNAASSLGASPTLSYSQYYAAGAFAGIANSVISGPIEHVRIRLQTQPHGAARLYSGPIDCVRKLSSHGGVLNGLYRGEAVTILREAQAYGVWFLAFEWMMNADAARNKIDRKDIPSYKIAFYGGLAGEALWLGSYPFDVIKSKMQTDGFGKEQRYKTMRDCFAQTYRGEGLRGFWRGIVPTLLRAMPVSAGTFATVELTMRALS, from the exons ATGGCGGACGCTGCGGTTGATCCCGAGATTGTGGGCGGCGCGTTGCAGACAGCCAAGGACCTCGTGTCAGGTGCCGCTGGTGGTGTTGCTCAGGTCTTGCTCG GCCAGCCCTTTGATATTGTCAAAGTCCGCCTCCAGACCTCAACGACACCCACAACGGCCTTGACCGCCGCCACCCAGATCTACAAGAACGAGggcgccctcgccttctACAAGGGCACCCTCACGCCCCTGCTCGGTATCGGCGCCTGCGTCTCCATTCAGTTCGGCGCTTTCCACCAGGCCCGCCGCTACTTCGAGGCCCGcaacgccgcctcctccctcggCGCCAGCCCGACCCTTAGCTACAGCCAGTACTACGCCGCgggcgccttcgccggcatcgccaacTCGGTCATCTCGGGCCCCATCGAGCATGTCCGTATCCGCCTGCAAACCCAGCCTCATGGCGCCGCGCGTCTGTACTCGGGGCCCATTGACTGCGTCCGCAAGCTCTCGTCCCATGGTGGCGTGCTCAACGGCCTGTaccgcggcgaggccgtgacgATTCTGCGCGAGGCTCAGGCCTACGGTGTCTGGTTCCTGGCCTTCGAGTGGATGATgaacgccgacgccgcgcgcAACAAGATCGACCGCAAGGACATTCCTAGCTACAAGATCGCCTTCTACGGTGGCCTGGCCGGTGAGGCACTATGGCTCGGCAGCTACCCCTTTGACGTGATCAAGAGCAAGATGCAGACGGACGGCTTCGGCAAGGAGCAGCGGTACAAGACGATGCGCGACTGCTTCGCGCAGACGTaccgcggcgagggcctgcGCGGCTTCTGGAGAGGTATCGTGCCGACGTTGTTGAGGGCCATGCCCGTCAGCGCCGGCACGTTTGCGACGGTTGAGCTGACCATGCGGGCTCTCAGCTAA
- a CDS encoding Putative EXOC6/PINT-1/Sec15/Tip20, domain 2 protein, giving the protein MLLENSPFDAPIQLQQQQHTAMTTIPDSRAHAGALDIRVEDFLDDKLQSTTDLENLDSLIANVEVQRSQLQTQLDNAIKQLDEARRTAGDRQSSLAQRIRDFQDLQHSIDIRVKIAAASDAPNQAIARLQHPMKKLQTIELAQKYLRLLRDVDELRNEARSHLPGSPKAALEPYSKLKQLSRRLDELSGPADDAAVHLVNHVRGVADALWDEMRKTMSGELEAVLSKRSWPMVDPSSEMDEEWLACFEKLLDLQIPEVILSNSTVSLLPFDVMARIFVSEFRFHFLSDKPTSKPDAVGSHCFPWFLATIEKWEDFFRDNLGFTLATKFRDTPAEGSLVYIDPVCAFVTSLLPVMREKVQLVVKDAAKNPAILSSFMGQLMAFDETIRSKFNYDGGDAEQGWPGLATEILQDWFEPWFQAEKEFALERFQAIMATPDARNIDYDYAATGKTKPTFGAVRVTDLLRSITTQYQRVRTFRHKIRFLIGIQLDILDEFHDRLRGSLEAYQALTSTVGRTLHGVTKEQLAALEGTGSLESLCKVYGSADHIVNTLKEWGNEEFFVVLWDQLQGRATKEGETSRMSGEMSYEEVKDRTSAAVGSEGDDGVLFDETIAAYSLRRKTALDFLVSALADSHYKAFRAYSTRTQWTTISENGSEIDPSQLAVTPELDEPLRILKRNFDFLLKAIGTAAFRRTWRSALDKLQDLLWGEVLMRQSFTAFGAAQFTRDLDAIFSLVKRYIPNGVGSLGSMVDALKLLSLPAEPEEGALSLKDATDRVFTDNAEAKKVLEELDIDTLTPANARHILQRRVENTE; this is encoded by the exons ATGTTGCTTGAGAACTCGCCGTTCGATGCGCCAATCCAGctgcagcaacagcaacataCCGCAATGACCACAATACCCGACAGTCGTGCTCACGCCGGCGCTCTTGATATTCGCGTCGAAGACTTTCTCGACGATAAGCTCCAGTCCACGACCgatctcgagaacctcgactCCCTGATCGCCAATGTCGAGGTCCAACGCAGCCAGCTCCAGACCCAGCTCGACAATGCCATAAAACAGCTCGACGAAGCTCGTCGAACAGCTGGCGACCGTCAGTCTTCCCTCGCGCAACGCATCCGGGACTTCCAGGACCTCCAGCACAGCATCGACATCCGCGTCAAGATCGCAGCCGCCTCCGACGCCCCGAATCAGGCCATCGCCAGACTGCAGCATCCTATGAAGAAGCTGCAGACGATCGAACTGGCCCAGAAGTACCTCAGGCTACTGCGAGATGTCGATGAGTTGCGGAACGAAGCTAGATCGCATCTCCCTGGAAGTCCCAAGGCGGCCTTGGAGCCGTACTCGAAACTCAAACAACTTTCGAGGCGCCTGGACGAACTCTCGGGGCCTGCTGACGACGCAGCGGTTCACCTTGTCAACCACGTGCGAGGCGTCGCCGATGCGCTGTGGGATGAAATGAGGAAGACAATGTCCGGCGAGTTGGAGGCTGTTCTCAGCAAGCGGTCGTGGCCCATGGTCGACCCGAGCtccgagatggacgaggagtGGCTTGCCTGTTTCGAGAAGCTGCTTGATCTCCAGATCCCGGAGGTCATCCTTTCTAATTCCACCGTCAGTCTACTGCCGTTCGACGTCATGGCGAGAATATTCGTCTCGGAGTTCCGCTTCCATTTCTTGAGTGACAAGCCGACAAGCAAGCCCGACGCTGTTGGATCGCACTGCTTTCCCTGGTTTCTGGCGACCATCGAGAAGTGGGAAGACTTTTTCCGGGACAATTTGGGCTTTACACTGGCCACCAAATTCCGCGATACGCCCGCAGAGGGCAGTTTGGTCTACATTGACCCGGTCTGCGCGTTCGTCACCAGCTTGCTGCCCGTCATGAGGGAAAAGGTACAGCTCGTGGTGAAAGATGCGGCCAAGAACCCGGCAATCCTAAGTAGCTTTATGGGACAGCTGATGGCATTTGATGAGACCATCCGGTCCAAATTCAACTACGATGGTGGCGATGCGGAGCAAGGCTGGCCTGGCCTTGCGACGGAGATCCTTCAGGATTGGTTCGAGCCTTGGTTCCAGGCCGAAAAAGAGTTTGCCTTGGAGCGTTTCCaggccatcatggccacgCCGGATGCTCGGAACATCGACTACGACTACGCTGCCACGGGCAAGACGAAGCCAACTTTTGGAGCCGTGAGGGTCACCGATCTTCTTAGGTCGATCACGACCCAATATCAGAGAGTCCGCACCTTCAGGCATAAGATCCGATTCTTGATCGGCATCCAGCTTGACATCCTTGACGAATTCCACGATCGTCTCCGCGGCTCTCTGGAGGCTTATCAGGCACTCACATCTACGGTTGGCAGGACTCTACACGGCGTCACGAAAGAACAGCTCGCTGCTCTCGAAGGCACCGGTAGTCTTGAGTCGCTGTGCAAGGTATACGGCAGTGCAGATCACATCGTCAACACCCTCAAGGAATGGGGGAACGAAGAATTTTTTGTGGTGTTGTGGGACCAGCTCCAGGGTCGCGCAACCAAGGAAGGTGAAACATCGAGGATGTCAGGTGAGATGAGCTACGAGGAGGTCAAAGACCGCACTTCTGCAGCCGTAGGCTCAGAAGGTGACGATGGGGTTCTGTTCGACGAGACAATCGCCGCGTACAGCCTCAGGCGCAAGACAGCCCTCGACTTCTTGGTCAGTGCCCTCGCCGACTCTCACTACAAGGCCTTCAGGGCGTACTCGACGCGGACGCAATGGACTACGATCAGTGAAAATGGTTCGGAGA TCGACCCATCCCAGCTGGCTGTCACGCCTGAGCTGGACGAGCCCCTGAGA ATCCTCAAACGCAACTTCGACTTTCTGCTTAAGGCCATCGGCACCGCGGCGTTCCGTCGCACGTGGCGCTCGGCTCTTGACAAGCTTCAAGACCTGCTATGGGGCGAGGTTCTCATGAGACAGAGCTTCACAGCATTTGGCGCCGCGCAGTTCACGCGCGATCTCGACGCCATCTTCTCCCTAGTCAAGAGGTACATCCCGAATGGTGTAGGGTCGTTGGGTAGCATGGTCGACGCCTTGAAACTCCTCAGCCTCCCCGCCGAGCCGGAGGAGGGCGCACTATCGCTGAAGGATGCCACGGACCGAGTGTTCACGGAcaacgccgaggccaagaaggttCTGGAAGAGCTGGATATCGACACGCTGACTCCGGCGAATGCGAGACACATTCTGCAGCGCAGGGTCGAGAACACAGAATAG